One genomic segment of Paenibacillus sp. FSL H8-0332 includes these proteins:
- a CDS encoding YafY family protein yields MKMDRLIALIMILLEHEQISARELAERLEVSRRTIYRDIETLNRAGLPIYTLMGAWGGVGLMKSYKVGKTLFTPQEIQNLQNGLNSYKQLFGRREMVYAAEKLNALYPANGERKPSAPFVMDLSLNQGNESLRSLFGMIETAMNEHAVLTFAYTDARGQISERRAELYQVVFKESSWYLQAYCLDKQDYRIFKLARMSGLQVTKEQFVPRAFTPLPMDGGDWLSQGWVEVTIRLDRSVMDRVIERFGADHILRVDEHHCWAKYPIIANDYGYDRLLTFGNKCEVLGPPEIREGFKAYVVGILKKYDRD; encoded by the coding sequence ATGAAAATGGATCGCTTGATTGCGCTCATTATGATCCTGCTGGAGCATGAGCAGATTAGTGCGCGCGAGTTAGCAGAGCGTCTCGAAGTCAGCAGACGAACGATTTACCGGGATATTGAAACGCTGAATAGAGCCGGCCTGCCGATCTATACACTCATGGGAGCATGGGGCGGTGTCGGCCTGATGAAATCCTACAAGGTGGGCAAAACCCTGTTCACCCCTCAAGAAATTCAGAACCTGCAGAATGGATTGAACAGCTACAAGCAGCTTTTTGGGAGACGGGAAATGGTGTATGCAGCGGAGAAGTTGAACGCTCTCTACCCGGCCAACGGAGAGCGCAAGCCGAGTGCGCCGTTCGTCATGGATCTGTCCTTGAATCAAGGGAACGAATCGCTACGCAGCCTGTTCGGGATGATCGAGACGGCGATGAATGAGCACGCTGTGCTCACATTTGCGTATACGGATGCGCGGGGGCAGATTAGTGAGCGGCGGGCGGAGCTGTATCAGGTGGTTTTCAAGGAGAGTAGCTGGTACTTGCAAGCCTATTGTCTGGATAAGCAGGACTACCGCATCTTCAAGCTGGCCAGAATGAGCGGTCTCCAAGTGACGAAGGAGCAGTTCGTTCCAAGAGCGTTCACCCCTCTCCCCATGGACGGAGGAGATTGGCTAAGTCAGGGCTGGGTGGAGGTTACGATTCGGCTAGACCGCTCCGTCATGGATCGGGTGATCGAACGGTTCGGTGCCGACCATATCCTGCGGGTGGATGAACACCACTGCTGGGCCAAGTATCCCATTATTGCGAATGACTATGGCTATGACCGGCTGCTTACTTTTGGAAATAAGTGTGAAGTGCTGGGACCGCCTGAGATCAGGGAGGGGTTTAAGGCATATGTTGTTGGGATTTTGAAGAAGTATGATAGGGATTAG
- a CDS encoding effector binding domain-containing protein yields MISTRIETKEAFRIIGFKATLSEDGAVHDPAYSPLKTAFFKSTLENGSMASLRPLSESPYGFAAITQEDGKILYVAGVQSPRPQPDVAVEVLFPGGEYLVLSGQGGLSRLAFDRLEDEAFDAILNDNYEYVYTGYPIAEVLTNGNPIDAEVEVWVPVKKRDAD; encoded by the coding sequence ATGATTTCGACCAGAATTGAAACGAAGGAAGCATTCCGCATCATTGGGTTCAAGGCCACACTAAGTGAAGATGGAGCAGTGCACGATCCAGCGTATTCTCCGCTCAAAACGGCTTTTTTCAAAAGCACGCTGGAGAACGGCTCTATGGCCTCCCTGCGTCCTCTGTCCGAAAGCCCCTACGGCTTCGCCGCGATTACCCAGGAAGATGGAAAGATCCTGTATGTTGCAGGCGTTCAGTCGCCCAGGCCCCAGCCGGATGTAGCGGTTGAAGTACTTTTTCCGGGAGGAGAGTATTTGGTGTTGTCGGGTCAGGGCGGCTTGTCGCGTCTCGCGTTTGACCGGCTGGAGGATGAGGCATTCGATGCCATCCTGAACGATAACTATGAGTATGTGTACACCGGATACCCGATTGCGGAGGTACTGACCAATGGCAACCCTATAGATGCCGAAGTCGAAGTGTGGGTGCCGGTGAAGAAGCGGGATGCGGATTGA
- a CDS encoding DUF1648 domain-containing protein, producing the protein MTILPVIIFILVFVPSIVLIVSMPYLTKETISFGVTVSAVQFLSEPLRQMRRSYARISAILHTILFIVGILCLIYSDEHSKQVSWIIIFYSLAMLVISLVINFRYHLKMKSVLSMLPSAPESSVIGMEPGLRKGNVGLPSHWFLIHAVIIVVSIVTVLRNYDLMPDQLPVHFNGSWTVDRYVDKSYSIVFIPTIMQVLGTLLFIYEYWRMRRGKQQVREDLTYRRAWSNFMITASFLFVILLSVVQLNMISLLNINFVIPVVLIITAFIILYACTLTYWAGQRESR; encoded by the coding sequence ATGACGATACTGCCTGTTATCATATTTATCTTAGTGTTTGTACCTTCTATTGTACTCATCGTGAGTATGCCGTATTTAACAAAAGAGACGATTAGTTTCGGAGTCACCGTCAGCGCTGTACAATTCCTCAGTGAGCCGCTGCGCCAGATGCGGAGGTCATATGCCAGGATTAGTGCTATTCTACATACCATCCTATTCATTGTTGGCATCCTATGCCTAATCTACAGTGATGAACATTCCAAGCAAGTCAGTTGGATCATTATCTTCTATTCACTCGCCATGCTCGTAATCTCCCTGGTCATTAACTTTAGGTATCATTTGAAAATGAAAAGTGTACTGTCTATGCTGCCTTCTGCTCCCGAATCATCGGTCATAGGGATGGAACCTGGATTGCGGAAAGGAAATGTTGGCCTGCCCAGTCATTGGTTCCTCATTCATGCTGTTATTATTGTGGTTAGTATTGTAACAGTGCTGCGCAACTACGATCTGATGCCTGACCAGCTTCCGGTCCATTTCAACGGCAGTTGGACCGTAGACCGCTATGTAGATAAATCTTATAGTATCGTGTTTATACCTACGATCATGCAGGTGTTAGGAACCCTTCTGTTCATATATGAATATTGGAGAATGCGCAGAGGGAAGCAGCAGGTTAGGGAAGACTTAACTTACCGCCGTGCCTGGTCGAATTTTATGATTACAGCAAGCTTCTTGTTCGTTATCCTGTTATCCGTCGTTCAGCTAAATATGATATCTCTGCTTAACATTAATTTTGTTATCCCCGTTGTCCTAATCATCACAGCCTTTATCATCCTATACGCCTGTACCTTAACATACTGGGCTGGTCAGCGCGAAAGCCGCTAG
- a CDS encoding DUF4275 family protein, producing MTKTKLTEILHKRNIKYTEIGKWGKYLRGIWEKEFAEAISSDEKRKIYLHDFLWNLFSYSKVNAYEKDHAKLAFNNEIKNRVYVFYQHSDLALTIENAKNIVADDFKNEDDIYIVDTEFQWTYVNTHESFSGPYFYKKY from the coding sequence ATGACAAAGACAAAGCTTACAGAAATACTTCATAAACGAAATATTAAATATACTGAGATTGGTAAATGGGGGAAGTACCTTAGAGGCATCTGGGAGAAGGAATTTGCTGAGGCTATAAGCAGTGATGAAAAAAGGAAAATATATTTGCACGACTTTTTATGGAATCTATTCAGCTACAGTAAAGTAAATGCCTACGAAAAGGACCATGCAAAACTTGCTTTTAATAACGAAATAAAGAATCGCGTGTATGTATTTTACCAACATTCTGATCTTGCATTAACTATAGAGAATGCGAAGAACATTGTTGCGGATGATTTTAAAAATGAAGACGATATTTATATCGTCGACACGGAATTTCAATGGACGTATGTTAACACTCATGAATCATTTAGTGGACCTTATTTTTATAAAAAATACTGA
- a CDS encoding transposase, whose product MSRNKKQGGETLQTVTIPPRPSVLVNMGNEYIRTVNELTEQAERSGTFPKLTSKTVHANLPSAVKNQVIRDAKSLFQRFKKTKKRPLLQKRVYYVNNQNYTIWGNHISFPVILDGKVQRLVVPALLSDRERDNLSNGKLGLLRVVQKSAKWFVQISIERPTKPVDGDEVMGIDLGLKVPAVAVTSSGKTKFCGNGRKNKFVRRKYSSYRRKLGKLKKLSAIRKQTDKESRFMKDQNHKISRQIVNMAIQEKVSVIKLEKLTNIRKTTRTSRKNAKNLHQWSFYQLQMFIAYKATLAGIQVVEVNPAYTSQGCPSCGERNKAKDRTYHCNCGYTAHRDRVGAINIMRQPVADGNSLPA is encoded by the coding sequence ATGTCGAGGAACAAAAAACAAGGGGGTGAAACCCTGCAAACCGTAACGATTCCACCCCGTCCGTCTGTATTGGTGAATATGGGGAACGAATACATTCGAACCGTCAACGAATTAACGGAGCAAGCCGAAAGGTCTGGAACGTTTCCGAAATTAACTTCAAAAACCGTCCATGCCAATCTACCCTCTGCCGTAAAGAATCAAGTGATTCGAGACGCCAAAAGCCTGTTTCAGCGGTTCAAGAAAACGAAGAAACGGCCTCTTCTCCAAAAGAGGGTGTACTACGTGAACAATCAAAATTATACGATTTGGGGCAACCACATTTCTTTCCCCGTGATCCTGGATGGAAAAGTACAACGTCTTGTGGTCCCTGCGCTTCTTTCGGATCGGGAGCGAGACAACCTTTCGAATGGGAAGCTTGGACTTCTGCGCGTGGTTCAAAAATCAGCGAAATGGTTTGTTCAAATTTCAATCGAACGCCCCACCAAACCAGTCGATGGTGATGAAGTGATGGGGATTGATCTAGGCTTGAAAGTGCCTGCTGTTGCCGTAACCTCAAGTGGCAAGACAAAATTTTGCGGAAATGGACGTAAAAACAAATTTGTTCGCCGTAAGTACAGCAGCTATCGCCGCAAATTAGGAAAGCTTAAAAAGTTATCCGCGATCCGTAAACAGACCGACAAGGAAAGTCGTTTTATGAAAGATCAGAATCACAAAATCAGCCGCCAGATCGTGAATATGGCGATTCAAGAAAAGGTGTCTGTCATCAAGCTAGAGAAACTGACGAATATTCGTAAGACGACAAGAACAAGTCGTAAAAACGCTAAAAATCTGCATCAATGGTCGTTCTATCAGTTGCAAATGTTCATCGCATATAAGGCGACACTTGCTGGAATCCAAGTGGTTGAAGTGAATCCGGCATACACCTCGCAAGGCTGTCCCTCTTGTGGAGAGCGGAACAAAGCAAAGGATCGAACGTATCATTGCAACTGCGGTTATACAGCACATCGGGATCGGGTCGGTGCCATCAACATCATGCGTCAACCTGTGGCAGATGGTAACAGTCTGCCAGCCTAG
- a CDS encoding serine hydrolase domain-containing protein, producing the protein MKRTTRRKEMLLKGIAMLLIVILATAACWHEIGTLLASGKIDSESGMVQSIMDKTATPGVAILSASKGKTEFKTYGYADKEQRRPVTAESLFELGSTTKAFTALAVIILQDQGALAYTDDVSQYLPEFAPTYKGEKVKIAINQLLSHTSGIPSWSIRLIPEGSDKEQLAATIHKMSSLALDTQPGNAYQYATVNYDILAAIIERVTGMSYQDYVTEQILKPLGMNDSYFSTGQERKPEQLAQGYRVFFGKSIAYDAPRYYGNIAAGYLVTNLKDLQHWVNAQIGSGEVPDNLRKAIQQSHKPDLSTAGDESENLFYAFGWSQDRETRVIRHSGSNPNYSSQAIIDPERKEGVFVLANLNSTAPTLIAQNIYDQMQGQPMKTLKYDDTYILMDGIGSLLVVLTVIGIAFKLIRLAGGRSDFATEKGIRRQKIKARVTLLIRALLLLFVLGWPLLVNYNYRNWSRNPTPLGVG; encoded by the coding sequence ATGAAGAGAACAACGCGAAGAAAAGAAATGCTGCTAAAAGGCATTGCGATGCTGCTGATCGTAATCCTTGCTACGGCTGCATGTTGGCATGAGATTGGAACTCTTTTGGCTTCAGGGAAGATTGATAGTGAGTCCGGCATGGTGCAGAGCATCATGGACAAAACAGCTACTCCAGGTGTAGCGATTCTATCCGCTAGCAAGGGCAAGACCGAATTCAAAACCTACGGCTACGCCGATAAGGAGCAGCGAAGGCCGGTTACGGCGGAGTCGCTTTTTGAACTAGGCTCAACGACCAAGGCCTTTACGGCTCTGGCTGTGATTATATTACAGGATCAGGGGGCTTTGGCTTATACCGATGATGTCTCGCAGTATCTACCAGAGTTTGCTCCAACCTATAAGGGGGAGAAGGTTAAGATCGCAATTAACCAGCTACTATCACATACCAGCGGCATACCGTCATGGAGCATCCGCCTAATCCCCGAAGGTTCAGATAAGGAGCAGCTTGCAGCGACCATACATAAAATGTCCAGCCTTGCGCTGGATACCCAGCCGGGCAATGCGTATCAGTATGCAACAGTGAATTACGATATTCTGGCAGCGATTATTGAACGGGTTACGGGGATGAGCTATCAGGATTATGTGACCGAGCAGATCCTTAAGCCGCTGGGGATGAACGACAGCTATTTCTCGACAGGACAGGAACGGAAGCCGGAGCAGCTAGCGCAGGGGTATCGGGTGTTTTTTGGCAAAAGCATAGCCTACGATGCTCCCAGATACTACGGAAATATAGCCGCAGGGTATCTGGTGACCAATCTGAAGGATTTGCAGCACTGGGTCAACGCTCAGATTGGAAGCGGCGAGGTCCCGGATAATCTAAGAAAGGCCATTCAACAATCCCATAAGCCTGACCTTAGTACAGCGGGAGATGAAAGTGAAAATCTATTCTATGCCTTCGGCTGGAGCCAAGACCGGGAGACGAGGGTGATCCGTCATAGTGGAAGCAACCCGAATTATTCTTCCCAGGCGATCATCGATCCAGAACGTAAGGAGGGGGTGTTCGTACTGGCTAATCTGAACTCTACCGCACCTACGCTGATTGCTCAGAATATCTATGACCAGATGCAAGGGCAGCCGATGAAGACCTTAAAGTATGACGACACCTATATCCTAATGGACGGGATAGGTTCGCTTTTAGTAGTGTTAACTGTGATTGGGATTGCGTTTAAGCTCATCCGGCTGGCAGGAGGGAGAAGCGATTTTGCCACAGAGAAGGGAATCCGCCGCCAAAAGATCAAGGCCCGTGTTACCCTGCTAATCAGAGCGCTGTTGTTACTATTCGTGCTGGGCTGGCCTTTATTGGTGAATTATAATTACAGAAATTGGTCGAGAAATCCCACTCCTTTAGGGGTGGGATGA
- a CDS encoding VOC family protein: protein MKLCGVCILTDNAPRLAAFYEIVLQESPVVEGQHYGFDNAQLAVYNPGQVNVVNDKNMSLMFYVHDVLAEYDRLMQAIPGIGITSPPERRPWGAYSFWFLDPDGNTVSFIEKKDLES, encoded by the coding sequence ATGAAACTTTGTGGAGTCTGTATCCTGACTGATAATGCGCCTCGCCTTGCTGCTTTTTATGAAATTGTACTCCAGGAGTCTCCGGTTGTTGAAGGACAGCATTACGGATTCGACAACGCCCAACTTGCGGTCTACAATCCGGGCCAAGTGAATGTGGTCAATGACAAAAATATGTCTCTAATGTTCTATGTCCATGATGTCTTGGCTGAATATGACCGTCTAATGCAAGCCATCCCCGGCATCGGGATTACCTCTCCTCCTGAGCGTAGACCATGGGGTGCCTATTCTTTCTGGTTCCTTGATCCGGACGGAAATACGGTGAGCTTCATCGAGAAGAAGGATCTTGAAAGCTAG
- a CDS encoding DUF3788 domain-containing protein, producing MPVKVPTNEELISLLGQSLFDVWTKLTHLVETKYDMEHLWNSGGKRWTYEYKYRRGGKTLCTLYAKEDAFGFLIIFGKDERVKFEADRNNYSLEVQRVYDESTTYHDGKWMMFELKDTSLFCDMEKLLRIKRKPNIK from the coding sequence ATGCCCGTGAAGGTACCTACCAATGAAGAATTGATTTCTTTACTTGGTCAATCATTATTCGATGTATGGACCAAGCTAACCCATTTAGTTGAAACAAAATACGACATGGAACATCTTTGGAACAGTGGAGGGAAAAGATGGACTTATGAGTATAAGTATCGCAGGGGTGGCAAAACCTTATGTACCTTATACGCAAAAGAAGATGCGTTTGGATTCCTGATTATTTTCGGTAAGGATGAAAGAGTTAAATTTGAGGCAGATAGAAATAATTATTCCTTAGAAGTACAACGGGTATACGATGAATCTACCACCTATCATGATGGGAAGTGGATGATGTTTGAATTGAAGGACACTTCCCTGTTTTGTGATATGGAAAAGCTTTTACGAATTAAGCGAAAGCCAAATATAAAATGA
- a CDS encoding VOC family protein gives MKLAATLYIKNTTEAVAFYSEAFGLTLGYHEKFPDGTFMHASLLRDGQEIFAVSESHNDTFINIMLSSSLEGSRPTMSYGINFERDEEVEKAYEMLAKGGTVLFSLGALPWSSCCAEVVDKYGVYWYIAV, from the coding sequence ATGAAACTAGCAGCAACCCTATACATCAAGAACACCACTGAAGCTGTAGCATTCTATTCAGAAGCCTTTGGACTTACCCTGGGATACCATGAGAAATTCCCGGATGGCACATTTATGCACGCATCTTTACTTAGAGACGGACAAGAAATATTTGCTGTCAGTGAATCACATAATGATACCTTTATTAATATCATGCTCTCATCATCACTAGAGGGATCACGCCCAACTATGAGTTATGGGATTAACTTTGAGCGTGATGAAGAAGTGGAAAAGGCATATGAAATGCTAGCGAAGGGTGGCACGGTGTTATTTTCGTTGGGCGCCCTTCCATGGAGTTCCTGCTGTGCTGAAGTTGTCGATAAATACGGCGTGTACTGGTATATCGCAGTATAG
- a CDS encoding DUF6809 family protein has product MSTSIAAHTKGGLMIIILEDLYYGSLRPNERIKPNDPESRRINQRIIDSLQMLKERLPEEDFVQVEELLELHSESCSLHSAASFIQGYKIGALIMIEVFGGDKSSI; this is encoded by the coding sequence TTGTCTACAAGTATCGCGGCACATACAAAGGGAGGCCTGATGATTATTATTTTGGAGGATTTGTATTATGGGAGTTTACGTCCCAATGAGCGGATAAAACCAAACGATCCTGAATCGCGAAGGATTAATCAGCGGATTATTGATTCATTACAGATGCTAAAAGAGAGACTACCCGAAGAAGATTTTGTTCAGGTTGAGGAACTGCTGGAGCTACATAGTGAATCCTGCTCGCTGCATTCGGCAGCATCTTTTATCCAAGGTTACAAAATAGGTGCATTGATTATGATTGAGGTTTTTGGCGGGGACAAAAGCTCCATTTAA
- a CDS encoding AAA family ATPase has translation MNKTHGIILFGANGSGKTTLGCKLAHILNFKHMDHENYHFKKSVIPYTAVRPYEDCLSLILSDIEKYRSFVLTAVTGDFGDTIPKFYDLAVFISAPIELRMERIEQRAYNEHGERIRKGGDMYEQHLKFTDFVASRSLSRIEQWAQTLTCPVIHIDGAIDWHTNATNIAKRFYEIEWQKQ, from the coding sequence ATGAATAAAACTCATGGAATAATTTTGTTCGGGGCAAATGGAAGCGGAAAGACTACTCTTGGATGTAAACTGGCGCATATATTGAACTTTAAGCATATGGATCATGAGAATTACCACTTTAAAAAATCGGTAATTCCATATACCGCAGTCCGTCCTTATGAGGACTGTTTGAGTTTAATACTTTCCGACATTGAGAAATATCGTTCGTTTGTCCTCACCGCTGTCACGGGTGATTTTGGCGACACAATTCCTAAGTTTTACGACCTCGCTGTATTTATCTCAGCACCGATTGAACTGCGTATGGAACGTATAGAGCAACGTGCGTATAACGAACATGGAGAACGTATCCGCAAAGGCGGTGATATGTACGAGCAACATTTGAAATTCACAGATTTCGTGGCTTCGCGTTCGCTGTCAAGAATTGAACAATGGGCGCAAACCCTAACGTGTCCTGTAATACATATTGACGGTGCAATTGATTGGCACACGAATGCGACGAATATAGCAAAACGGTTTTATGAGATCGAATGGCAAAAACAATAA
- a CDS encoding ATP-binding protein encodes MIEDNGPGLDVEERESFFERFYTGANGVTGLGLAICRQIAARLNGELTYSRSELGGARFSFWKKVG; translated from the coding sequence GTGATTGAAGATAACGGTCCGGGACTGGATGTGGAGGAGCGGGAATCCTTCTTCGAGCGTTTCTATACCGGAGCGAACGGAGTGACCGGCCTCGGCCTCGCCATCTGCCGCCAGATAGCGGCTCGTCTGAACGGGGAGCTGACCTATTCCCGCTCGGAGCTGGGCGGGGCGCGGTTTAGTTTTTGGAAGAAGGTTGGGTAA
- a CDS encoding metallophosphoesterase codes for MGGMKFALFADLHHDVIPDGGERLNHFLTRAREAEVDFIIELGDFCHPCEKNEELRSLFNGFEKPHYHVIGNHDSDLCTKEEGKHWLGMENTYYSFECGNVKFIVLDTAFINSFIPDYELIWLQREISESLLPIVILSHHSLENSFRKRGVSNREEVQQIINQATANGKRILLCVNGHDHTDSMEKINKTYYLTLNSISYKWFGPELEHFCYSRDIHDKYPFLKDIILHSQPLSAIISIDDQCNIEIEGMEGGYQKITPNELGITGTWDGRVISPHVSSRRLSYE; via the coding sequence ATGGGTGGTATGAAATTTGCACTATTTGCAGATTTACATCATGATGTGATTCCAGATGGGGGAGAACGATTAAATCATTTCTTAACGAGGGCACGTGAAGCAGAGGTCGATTTTATCATTGAGCTTGGGGATTTCTGTCATCCATGCGAGAAGAACGAAGAATTGCGATCCCTATTTAATGGATTTGAAAAGCCACATTACCACGTAATAGGCAATCATGATTCTGACCTGTGTACGAAAGAAGAGGGTAAACATTGGCTGGGTATGGAGAACACGTACTATTCATTTGAATGTGGAAATGTAAAGTTTATCGTACTCGACACAGCCTTTATCAATTCCTTCATACCGGATTACGAATTAATTTGGCTGCAACGAGAAATCTCAGAAAGCTTGCTGCCCATCGTTATATTATCGCATCACAGCTTAGAGAACAGCTTTAGAAAACGTGGTGTATCCAACCGAGAAGAAGTACAACAAATTATTAATCAAGCAACAGCTAATGGCAAGAGAATATTACTTTGTGTTAATGGTCACGACCATACCGATTCAATGGAAAAAATCAATAAAACGTATTACCTCACCCTTAACTCCATATCTTACAAATGGTTTGGTCCGGAATTAGAACACTTTTGCTATTCCCGTGATATTCACGACAAATATCCATTTCTCAAAGATATTATCTTACATAGCCAACCATTATCGGCGATTATATCCATTGATGACCAATGCAATATTGAGATAGAAGGAATGGAAGGTGGCTATCAGAAAATCACCCCCAATGAGTTAGGGATAACGGGTACTTGGGATGGAAGAGTAATTTCACCCCATGTATCTTCCAGGCGGTTGTCGTATGAATAG
- a CDS encoding NUDIX domain-containing protein: MRPSLNWVIFLCSYFSTRTFDCPGENAEHAVVREIEELGMQVSDLRYNSSQYFEKSNTLIFNYICTVLDERLDGITEKVDAATWVSIAEARENIKKDSLAQAFLENYIRDRR; this comes from the coding sequence ATCAGACCTTCGCTCAATTGGGTTATTTTTCTATGCAGTTATTTTTCGACAAGAACTTTTGACTGTCCAGGCGAGAATGCGGAACATGCCGTGGTGCGTGAAATCGAAGAATTAGGGATGCAGGTTTCAGATCTTAGGTATAACAGTAGCCAGTATTTCGAGAAAAGCAATACACTGATTTTTAACTATATCTGTACGGTTTTGGATGAGAGGTTAGATGGAATAACGGAAAAGGTTGATGCGGCAACGTGGGTTTCCATCGCAGAAGCCAGAGAGAATATTAAAAAGGACAGCTTGGCGCAGGCTTTCTTGGAAAATTATATTCGTGACAGGAGGTAG